Proteins encoded in a region of the Carassius auratus strain Wakin chromosome 21, ASM336829v1, whole genome shotgun sequence genome:
- the LOC113038917 gene encoding proteinase-activated receptor 1-like, whose translation MTETYETRENDSFSDGMLYGNYSRDYFGSYTLNNSKNVPTIPFIIDSIPVFLDPIIIHILEDQPCNSTDLNAVDCNKATQHTYNISDKSVDFLKGLLVTRIMPSFYIIIILISLPLNALAFVAFTCRIREKKPAVIYMSHLACVDLLFTLLLPLKIHYQLNASDWVFGEAACRVLSAAYYCYMYCSILLMMCMSVDRLLAVVYPVASLTWRSARKATCVCVLVWLLALAGTVQLLSITQTFKIKDVGITCHDVLYHTQVYAYLFSILSCLYFLLPLIVTIVSYSTIIYVLTTKNDHLTTSYSDKRRRAVIMAIAVLVEFLLCFAPTNGILLYHCVRLATGGSSEEGKYYLIAVCLGSASVFLDPLLYYYGSSQCRQKISSLICWRKTKSSTTTSNTNSQTKSSNLSCEYTQAHIQV comes from the exons ATGACAGAGACCTATGAGACAAGAGAAAATGATTCCTTTTCGGATGGGATGCTGTATGGAAATTATTCCAGAGACTATTTCGGAAGCTATACTCTAAATAATTCCAAAAACGTTCCCACAATTCCATTCATTATCGATTCCATACCAGTGTTTTTAG ATCCAATCATTATCCATATTCTTGAAGACCAGCCATGTAACAGCACTGATCTGAATGCAGTGGATTGCAACAAGGctacacagcacacatacaacATCTCAGACAAGTCTGTTGACTTCCTCAAAGGCCTGCTGGTCACACGCATCATGCCCTCATtctacatcatcatcatcctcattagTTTGCCCCTGAACGCTTTGGCCTTCGTAGCATTCACATGTAGGATTCGAGAGAAGAAACCAGCTGTGATCTACATGTCTCATCTGGCGTGTGTGGATCTGCTCTTCACCCTGCTGCTGCCTCTGAAGATCCACTACCAGCTGAACGCTTCAGATTGGGTGTTCGGTGAGGCGGCGTGTCGTGTGCTCAGTGCAGCTTACTACTGCTACATGTACTGCTCCATACTGCTGATGATGTGCATGAGTGTGGACAGGCTGCTGGCCGTGGTGTATCCCGTCGCCTCTCTGACCTGGAGGAGCGCAAGAAAagccacatgtgtgtgtgtgttggtctggCTGCTGGCACTCGCTGGTACTGTGCAGCTTCTCTCCATAACGCAAACATTCAAGATAAAGGATGTTGGCATCACCTGCCATGACGTGCTGTATCACACACAGGTGTATGCATACCTGTTCTCCATCCTCTCCTGCCTCTACTTTCTCTTGCCTCTGATCGTCACCATAGTGAGTTACTCTACCATCATATATGTGCTCACTACAAAGAATGATCACTTGACAACATCATACTCAGACAAACGAAGGAGAGCTGTGATTATGGCTATAGCTGTGCTGGTGGAGTTTTTATTGTGCTTTGCACCAACAAATGGTATCTTGTTGTACCACTGTGTTCGTTTAGCCACCGGAGGCAGCAGTGAGGAGGGTAAATACTACCTGATTGCTGTGTGTTTGGGGAGCGCAAGTGTTTTTCTGGACCCTCTGTTATATTACTATGGCTCGTCTCAATGCAGACAGAAGATCAGCTCTCTGATCTGCTGGAGGAAGACAAAAAGCTCAACCACAACATCAAACACAAACAGTCAAACAAAATCCTCTAACCTGAGCTGTGAGTACACCCAGGCTCACATTCAGGTGtga